The Arachis hypogaea cultivar Tifrunner chromosome 14, arahy.Tifrunner.gnm2.J5K5, whole genome shotgun sequence DNA window ACTATATCCACTTTAATCCCAGGCTTCCCACTGTACACATCCCTCTCCATCCAATTAGAGATGAACACGAAGATCATTGACCACGCCAATGAATTTATTGATGTAACTATCATCAACGTCAAAATCGGCTTCTTCAACCCTTTCATCATCCCTAacattttacaaaaatatataaccATCGTCCATCTATCATCTTCCTCTTTCCGCTCACTTGACTCCTCACGTAGTACCTGCTTGTGCTTGGCGCAGGAAAGAGTCCGACACGTCAAGGACACTCGAACGAGCACCGAGAAGAATAAACCGCCTTTTACGTTTGCGCAGATATAGTTGCATGCTTTTGAAATCGTGAATGGAAACATCTCTGAAGGAACGTGGCCAAGTAACCCAGCATGCTTCCCACTGCCATAAAAATGCGAAGAGCGTGTTTGCCAGTCAGATTTTTCGTTGGTCGCTGGCGGCAAGGTCACCAAAGAAGGCTCGGCAGGGGACTTGGATCATGTTAATCGACATGTCTAACATCCAGAACCCAACCATAAAGAGGACAATGATGCGTGGCTGAGGTTTCGTACAGGAGAGTGAGTCTCAAAAGGTGTAACCGATATTTACGGAGAAGCCAATCATCAAAAGAGCTCTGATAAGGGAAACGACACTGGTATGGATAAAAGGACGGTGTCACCTTTGTTTATAGGTGCATCGGCTGCTGTAGTAACCGAGGATGGGCTCGAGAACCAAGCTGGAGACGGGGCCATCGAGCCAGACGAATGAGATCCATCTGACAGCTACTTCGAAAATCTAGCAGACAGGTATTAGAATTGTTAGCTATACATACGAGGCAAAGTGTATTCCGGCAGCAATAGAGGCCACCATGACTATTATGGCTGCGCTAGTGCTGACCCCGACTCCAGCTGTGCCGGTCTCTTGACTACGTAATGTTACATTCGAGGGATAGAGAGATTTTTTACGGAGAGCGCGATCGAGGGATGCGGAGAGCGCATTCAAGGGATGAAAAATGTGTTTGatggagagagagacagagagatctTCGAGGGATAGAGTGTTTTTGACAGAGAGATAAGGGTGAGAGTGTGCTTGACGAAAAGTGACAATTTGTTCGAAGGAAGGATACTGTGTTTGACTGCGAGAGACAAACGTGTTCGTGTTCTTCTTGTACAACACTGATTAGATGGGAAAGGAGGTATACTGTAGAAACCTGGGATGCAACGTATAACATCGGCACGTGGTATAGAGCTCAGGGTCTTTTTATAAACTAAGTGATTATGGGTGTTATGTCTTCGGGTGTAGAGCCCATTTGGTGTGCGCTTGGTGGCTCCAAGAACGTTTGGGAAATTCTCAATTTTATCCTTGATGTTGGCTTCTCATTCTTCATGGTAGTAGGGTTTTCGGTTCGTCACTGGCGACAAAGTCCCCAAAGAATGAGATACCTGCTTGTCTTGGATGCAGAATAGAGCCACACTCGTCAACaatagtagaagaagatgaaaccTTTCAGGTTTGGACGAAACTTAGCGCACACTTCTGTCAGCCATTGCTATTTTCTAAATTTAACATATCCATTGACAAAATTAAACATCCAAAATTTAATTGGCAACAAGAGCAAAATGGAGTAAGCATAGTCCAAGAATCTATTGACGCTGTCTCTAAACTCTTGGCTATGTCTTGGTAAACTCATCCAATTCTTGGAAAAATCTAATTGTTCATAGTGATATTACTATTAAACTAAGAATCTAGGTAgcaaaaataatgtaatttttatgTCCGCTAACACCTTAAAAGAATATTAATAGATGAATGAATTCTATTACTAATTCAAAAGAAGGCAAATATTTCATCAAAAGaacaatatacataaaaaaaaagtgtaaaagaataacataaacatataaaaacaaataaatataagataaaaatatcttaCGAGGTCATGACGTAACAATTTGCTATATATGCACAATTTGTAATTATCGCCAAAGATtcgtaaatattttttatcaatctccttcaaaagataaaaaaacaaacaccaatattaacaattaataataactaaCTATATTAGAAGAAAATAGCAATAGCTAATGAGAGTAGTTTGTTTTAAGAGGACAACCaaggaaaaataattaacataaattCTTTGGGAGTAGCTTGATTTTTCAGCCAAAAGACAAGGAGGAATAATCAACATAAATTCTTAGAAagcttaatatttaaaataaaaaaaaatagtttactTAACATAcagaatgtaaataaaaaaaaaagagagagagagaatgactCCCAAAGTATAATTTTGtagatatacatatatattatctACTATAAATGTAGACAGCTTAAATTAGTGGTAATAGTCAAATATAATTCCTTGATAATATAAAGTTATCAATAACGAACTAATTAACAATTTTGGTCTAATACAATgttctaatcctaa harbors:
- the LOC112743173 gene encoding sucrose transport protein-like, with the protein product MAPSPAWFSSPSSVTTAADAPINKGDTVLLSIPVSGKHAGLLGHVPSEMFPFTISKACNYICANVKGGLFFSVLVRVSLTCRTLSCAKHKQVLREESSERKEEDDRWTMVIYFCKMLGMMKGLKKPILTLMIVTSINSLAWSMIFVFISNWMERDVYSGKPGIKVDIVYDTGYRYRNCGLMLNWFVMGAMSLAVGPIGRAICGAKNPWGLKILSCWWLGYECLHQQAS